TCATTTTCAATAACAAAAGTATTCGTTAAAACTTTCTTAAAATTCGTTAATACTATAAAATAAAGGACAATAATGTACGAGAAAGAGGGTAACAAATGGATTCTATAGAGAAGCGTTTGGAGACATTGGAATATTATCAAACGTTATTCATTAAAATGCTTGATCCGGAAAAATTTCCTTTTTATCATATGGTGATGAGTAAAGGATTATCGAAGGAAGAAATTGAAGAAATACATACCATTTGCCATGAGCTTAGTGAAAACCATAATGAACAAAAAGCGCAAGGGTTAGTGATCTTTACAGACCTCCTTACGCAATTTGCCGGCCAATTAAATGCAAAGCTGGATTTATATGAAACAATCCGTGCTTTGCATAAGCAAAAATTATACAGACCTCTTATGGATGATTTTTTGGAATTAATGTAGTGATCGTTCATTAAGTTGATGAAATTAATTGTTCAGACTTAGACTCTTTTTCTTTTCCTTGGGTATCATTGAATGCATCCTCTATGCTGTGGAATGACTGTTCAAAGATTTCCATAAAGTCTTCGCCATAGATGTTACGAATAATACACATCATTTCCATCATTTCTGGAAACTTCCCATATAAATTTTGAAGTGGTAAAGCACCTTTTAATACAGAGTTTCTGTCTGGACTAAAGTCTTCTAAAAGCTTTGAAAGTATTTCCTCGCCTTGTTTTGTAAGTTTAATATACGTGTTACGCTTGTCATTAGCTTTTTTGGAAAACTCTAAGTAACCTCTTTCCTCAAGTTTCTTTGAGAAGTTAAAGGCAGTAGATACATGCATAACTCCGAATTTAGCAATCTCTGAAATTGAAGCTCCGTTTAAATGATCGGCAATCCATAAAATATGGTGCTCGTTAATATTTAAATCGTATGGCTTTATCCATTGTTGCCAATCCTTTTCAATTGTTTTCCATAGTGCTTTACTAAGCTGTGCAACGCGTTGACTAAATAACAAGGCTTCTTTTACTGTAAATTCCCTTTCATTATTATGTTTCATCAGCCGTCACCCCTGATCTCCCTATTATTATTCTCTATTATGCCAATAAAATAAAGATTAATAAAGATATAAATTTACAAAATTTTTAAAAATTTTTGTAAACCCTTTAATATCAATGGTTTAAGAACAAAAAAAGTGTGAAGACAATGCTTGTCCATCACACTTTTCGATGAAATAGAAAAATAATTCATATCCTAAGAGGATATATTTTACTTTAAGGTTTGTTCAAGTTGTTTTATTCTGAGGTCAATTTCTTCAATTTCTTTCATCAAGTCATTTTTATGTGGTTCAATTTCTTGCTGAAATTGTTCTACTGTTTTTTTAAAGTCAGAAGATACCTCTTTTACGACTACTGAGCCATCTTTTACCGTTTTTAAAACTTGTTCTTTCAATGCTTTGCTTTCATTTTTCAGCTGGTGTAAAAGATCTTCGAGTTGCTTTCGATTTAAGTTTAATTGTCCGCGTAATTCTTTTCCTGAAGAAGGAGTTGAAAGTAATGTGGCAATGCTGCCGATCACTCCTCCAACAACGAGACCAAATAGTAAAGAATTTTTATTTGCCATTCATATCCCTCCATATTTTATGTAGATAATTAAAACACTCGTACAACCTCTTATCAACATACCCAAAGGTGTCTTCATTAAACATTATACATAGTTACATAAAAGTTAGCATAAATATTTAAAAAGTCCTTCTTTACTTCCTACTATTGTCCACTTCGGTTCGCGCTTCGATGGACAGGTTTTCGTACATTTAGGCTCTTTTTAAGATTTTGCCTCAGGGTAGGCAAAACACAATAAGATCTCACCAAGCCGGCAATTTCAAAAATGCATCAAGATTGAAGGGAGGATGAGCATGTCAGGTGTTATCTTTTTATTTTTTGTCATAAGCTTATTACTATTTATTGGTGCTTTTCATTATTTTAAACTTCTACAACAATCAACATCTTATCCACCTAAAAAGGTAGTGAAACAAAAGGTGTCTGTACTTGCTACTGGAGGAGTCATCATGCTGTTAATTGGTGTTATTTTAATGTTTTTTAATCAGTAATGGAGATCCGGGTGAAAGATGACTTAGATCTGCGTACTTAAAATAATGAAAGAAAAACCCCAATCAAATGTGATCGGGGTTTTTCTTTATACGTTATTAAGCAACTGTTAAGTTTTTTGAGCGTTTGAAAATACTTTGAACAATTGGCAGGATAATAATCATGGCTGCTCCATTAAATAAAGTGGCAGGAAGAACAACAGTTAGAAATAATGTTGTAAATGCGACACCACCTGGTAGTCCAACAATTAATAAGGCGGCAGTTAAAAAGATTGTTCCTGAAACAATTGTACCAATAACAGCGAGTACAGTAGCTGTGGCAACTTTATTGGCAATTTTCTTTACGATTAAGAATAAGCCGTAAAATACAAATGCTGTAATGATTTTGTCAATGATATTTGGTAGAAATCCACCAGGGAATGTTGATGTTAACGCAGATAAAAATCCAGTTACGATACCGAGTAAAGTAACATTTTTCATACTTGGAAACATAATGATTCCGATAAACATCATCAATAAAATCATGTCAGGCTTCATTCCATTATAGAATGGAGGCATCACCATATGCAAAATGTAGCCCCAATTGCCGCAAATAAAGATAAAATAACTAATACTCTCGTGTTCATTTTCTCATCTCTCCTCTTCTAATCTCATAAACTAATCTCCCCAATAGTGAACTCATTTCCTATTGCGAGAGCTTATCGTTATTATAGCAACAATTACTTATTCCGTACAGGTTTTTTCTTTGAGTGTTAATACCAAAAAAAGGGGCTGTCCTCCAAACAAGGAACAAACCCCTTACATCTTATTAACTGTTTTGATTTTTAAATTCTGTCATGAATTTAGCTAATGCTTCACATGCTTCCTTAGGAACAGCATTGTAAGTTGAAGCACGGCATCCACCTACTGAGCGGTGACCTGCAAGGCCGATAAATTGACGCTCTTTTGCTTCTTGAAGGAATTTTTTTGTAAGTTCCTCGTTCTGAAGTGTGAAGGTAATATTCATTAAAGAACGGCTGTTTTTTTCAGCATGTCCTTTGTAAAATCCATTACTTTCATCAATTGCAGAGTAGATGTAGCCAGCTTTTTCTTCATTTATTTTTTGAATCTGTTTCACTCCACCTTGTTCTTTTACCCACTCAAGTACTAAGGAAAGCATGTAAATAGCAAAAGTAGGGGGTGTGTTATATAATGAATTATTTTTAGAGTGAGTTGAATATTTTAAGATCGTTGGAACATCTTCTTTTGCTGTTTCTAGAAACTCTTTCTTCACAATAACAACAGTTACACCAGATGGTCCAAGGTTTTTCTGAGCTCCTGCGTAAATAAGATCAAATTTCTCTACATCAATTTCAGTACAAAGAATATCGCTAGACATATCAGCGATTAAAGGAATAGGCTTTGTGGATATTCCTTCCACTGAGTACCAAAAATTGTATTGTTTGATGTGATGTGAAGGTAAGCACCATTTTCAACATCATTTAATGAGTAATTTGTTGGGATGTGTGTGTAATTGTCTTCCTTACTAGAAGCTAAAATACGAGTTTCGCCAAATGTTTTTGCTTCTTTTAGCGCTTTTTCTGACCATGAGCCAGTTGTAATAAAATGACCTGTTTGACCTGATTTTAGGAAGTTCATTGGAATCATAGTGAACTGTAGGCTTGCTCCACCTTGTAGGAAAAGGACTTCGTAATTGTCAGGAATTCCTAGAAGCTCTCTTAATAATGAATTTGCACGATTATGCACTTCTTCATAGTCTTTACTTCGGTGACTTAGCTCCATAACAGACATACCTGTGTTATTAAAATTTACTAACTCTTTTTGTGCGCGCTCTAGCACGGGTAATGGAATTGCCGCTGGTCCAGCATTAAAATTATATGCTCTCAATGTATTGCCCTCCTTGATATGAACGTAAAATAATACTCATATCCTATCATGAATAGAAGGAAATGTAGACTGAAAATTTTCATCTTTGTGAATGTTGGTGCAGAAAACGTTTACATTTTATTCAAAAAACATTTCTTAATGACTTAGGGTTTGATAAACTCTAAAATAGTAAAGAAGTTTGGGTTGAAAATCACATTCTATTCTTGAATGGAAGTTTATATTTGTATAAACATTTCCAAATAGAGTAAGAGTAACTGCATACAAAAAGGAGGTTTTCATGACTCTAAGAAAAAAGCTACTAATTGCTTCAATTAGTATAATTTCTTTATTTATGTTCATTATCGTTCTATTGGTTGGAATAATCACGAGTCGAATTCATCATATATATGAGCAAGAGCAGGTTACAACGCAAATTAACCAAACACGTAACTTATTAAATAATGAATTAAAATCACTGGATCGTTTGAATTTGGATTATGCTGCATGGGATGACACCATTTCTTTTATTGAAGATAAAAACGATTTTTATATTCAATCGAATCTTACCTCTGAGACATTTCTACAAAACAATATTGATCATATGATCTTCATAAATAATAGGGGACAGATTGTTTATGTTAGTCAAATGGATTCTGAAGGAAAACTTATTAAAAATTATATTGATAGCAATTGGATAGATATATATAAACTTAAAAAAGTTCTTCATTCAACAGAAAAAATAAACGGCTTAATTAAAACTCCTGACGGAATCATGCTATTATCCGCTCACCCGATTTTAAACAGTCAATATGAAGGGCCTTCAAATGGAACACTTATTTTTACTAGAAAATTAGATCAAAAACTTGTTAGTGAATTAGGCAATATCATAGAGCTTGATCTTTCTTTTTTTCAAGATTCACCTAAGAAATTGTCAAAACAAGAGGTGAAGCAATTAGAAAATGAAAATTTATATATTGACGAGGTAAGTGATACTACAATAGCTGGCTACAGTGTTCTAACGGATCTGAAAGGTGATCCACTTTCGTATATTGAAGTGAAAAGCGAACGAACCATTTATAAAAATGGCAGGATGTTAATTCTACTGAATCTCCTTTCCTTTTTAGTCTTAGTCACAATCATTTGTACTGTACTTTATTTTACTTTTGATAAGATATTCGTTTCGCGAATCTTATCGTTAAAGCGAAGCATTGCAAACATTCGTTCATACGACAATAATGGAAATAGCGTTGGTAGTCACGGTGATGATGAGATTGGCCACTTAGCCATGCAAATAAACGATATGCTTGCAACACTTGAAAAGTATAATAACAAATGGAAGAAAAGAGCAAATTTTGATTCCCTTACTAATCTCCCTAACAGAGGATATCTAACAAAAAAAATGAACGATTTAATTTCAGCAGAAGAAGAATTTGCTGTATTTTTTATGGATTTAGATGGTTTTAAGGAAGTTAATGATTCTTATGGTCATGAAACAGGTGATATTTTACTGCAACTTGTAGCTGAACGCCTTAAACATATCGTTCGTGAGGTAGATACAGTATCTAGGCTTGGTGGAGACGAATTCGTTTTGCTTGTAGATATGAAGAGGGACAAAGAGCAATTAAGAATATTAGCTGACAGAGTGATTAAGAAACTAAATGAGCCTTATAAAATCAATAAGATTATGATCACTGTATCAGCAAGTGTTGGGATTGCGCAATCGCCCAAACATGGGACAGACTATCATTCACTTATTAAGGTGGCAGATGAAGCCATGTATATTGCAAAGAAGGCAGGAAAAAACAATTTTCATTTATTGTCTTGAAAAAATAAAAGGGCCGTCATGGCCCTTTTATTTAATTCCTTCTTTAATTGTGGTAGCAATTTCTTGGAGATCTTCTGGTGTATATTGATCTGCATGTGACTTCCATACAGCACCAAATCCGTCTCCCTTACCGTATCTTGGCAGGATATGCATATGATAATGAAAAACAGATTGTCCGGCCTTTTCTCCATTATTGTTAAGTAAATTTAGGCCATCAGGCTGGAATTGTTCTTTTATGGAGTTGGCAATTTGGGGAACAACCTCAAATAATTTACTCGCAATTTCGGGTGTTAATTCATAAATGTTTTCTCTATGTACTTTTGGAACAACAAGTGTATGTCCTTTCGTTACCTGACTTATGTCTAAAAAGGCAATAACATGTTCATTTTCAAATACTTTTGCACTCGGAATTTCTCCCTTAACAATTTTACAAAAAATACAGTCACTCATACTTTTCACTTCCTTAAAAAAAATAGTTATTCAACAGCTTTCAACATTATTTGTAAAGTAAGTATGTTATGTTTAACTACTAGTTATGAAACAACTATATTTTACCATAAGAGAAAAGAAAAAGAACAGAGTGAAGCGAATGTTCACCCTGTTCCCGAGGAAGGAAAAAAACTCATGTTATGGGAAAATGTCTTTGATAAACACCTCATTTAACATTTAGATTTAAATGCTATCTGATGTGTGAAGTCCATTGTTCAATGCAATCATCCCCTTGTTACTAAATAAACGTTCTAACATTTCGGAAACTGTATTTTGACAAACACCTCATTTATAAAATGATGCTATACAGAGCGTTTATTTAAGAAAATAGCGGCCCGTAGACACCTCATT
This Metabacillus endolithicus DNA region includes the following protein-coding sequences:
- a CDS encoding HIT family protein, giving the protein MSDCIFCKIVKGEIPSAKVFENEHVIAFLDISQVTKGHTLVVPKVHRENIYELTPEIASKLFEVVPQIANSIKEQFQPDGLNLLNNNGEKAGQSVFHYHMHILPRYGKGDGFGAVWKSHADQYTPEDLQEIATTIKEGIK
- a CDS encoding YtxH domain-containing protein — protein: MANKNSLLFGLVVGGVIGSIATLLSTPSSGKELRGQLNLNRKQLEDLLHQLKNESKALKEQVLKTVKDGSVVVKEVSSDFKKTVEQFQQEIEPHKNDLMKEIEEIDLRIKQLEQTLK
- a CDS encoding HTH-type transcriptional regulator Hpr → MKHNNEREFTVKEALLFSQRVAQLSKALWKTIEKDWQQWIKPYDLNINEHHILWIADHLNGASISEIAKFGVMHVSTAFNFSKKLEERGYLEFSKKANDKRNTYIKLTKQGEEILSKLLEDFSPDRNSVLKGALPLQNLYGKFPEMMEMMCIIRNIYGEDFMEIFEQSFHSIEDAFNDTQGKEKESKSEQLISST
- a CDS encoding DUF1878 family protein codes for the protein MDSIEKRLETLEYYQTLFIKMLDPEKFPFYHMVMSKGLSKEEIEEIHTICHELSENHNEQKAQGLVIFTDLLTQFAGQLNAKLDLYETIRALHKQKLYRPLMDDFLELM
- a CDS encoding sensor domain-containing diguanylate cyclase, with protein sequence MTLRKKLLIASISIISLFMFIIVLLVGIITSRIHHIYEQEQVTTQINQTRNLLNNELKSLDRLNLDYAAWDDTISFIEDKNDFYIQSNLTSETFLQNNIDHMIFINNRGQIVYVSQMDSEGKLIKNYIDSNWIDIYKLKKVLHSTEKINGLIKTPDGIMLLSAHPILNSQYEGPSNGTLIFTRKLDQKLVSELGNIIELDLSFFQDSPKKLSKQEVKQLENENLYIDEVSDTTIAGYSVLTDLKGDPLSYIEVKSERTIYKNGRMLILLNLLSFLVLVTIICTVLYFTFDKIFVSRILSLKRSIANIRSYDNNGNSVGSHGDDEIGHLAMQINDMLATLEKYNNKWKKRANFDSLTNLPNRGYLTKKMNDLISAEEEFAVFFMDLDGFKEVNDSYGHETGDILLQLVAERLKHIVREVDTVSRLGGDEFVLLVDMKRDKEQLRILADRVIKKLNEPYKINKIMITVSASVGIAQSPKHGTDYHSLIKVADEAMYIAKKAGKNNFHLLS